From a single Terriglobia bacterium genomic region:
- a CDS encoding MFS transporter — translation MFAVRALRHRNYRLFFGGQSVSLIGTWMTRIATSWLVYRLTGSALLLGVVGFAGQIPTFLLAPFAGVWVDRLDRHRVLVVTQILAMLQSFALAVLALTHRITIWNIVWLSAFQGLINAFDMPARQAFVVEMVEEREDLSNAIALNSSMVNMARLIGPSLAGVVIAVFGEGYCFLIDGFSYLAVIASLLLMRLRRQEPRRARTNMLAELKEGWAYVSGSVAIRAILVLLALVSLVGMPYTVLMPIFAGSILRGGPHTLGFLMAASGVGALTGAVHLASRRTVVGLGRVVTASAALFGIGLITFSQSRRMWLSLALMVVTGMGMMQQMAASNTILQTIVDEEKRGRVMSYFSMAIVGMTPFGSLLAGSVAARMGAPRTLLISGVCCVAGAAWFGLHLEDVRSEVRPIYRELGILPEIANGIHQASVLRTPPEE, via the coding sequence ATGTTCGCGGTGCGCGCGCTGCGCCATCGCAATTACCGGCTGTTCTTCGGCGGACAAAGCGTGTCGCTGATCGGCACGTGGATGACGCGAATCGCGACCAGTTGGCTGGTGTACCGCCTGACCGGCTCCGCGCTGTTGCTGGGGGTGGTCGGATTCGCGGGACAGATTCCGACTTTCCTGCTCGCGCCCTTTGCCGGCGTGTGGGTGGACCGACTGGACCGCCACCGCGTGCTGGTGGTGACCCAGATCCTGGCCATGTTGCAATCGTTCGCGTTGGCAGTGCTAGCGCTGACGCACCGCATCACCATCTGGAACATTGTGTGGCTGAGCGCATTCCAGGGACTGATCAACGCCTTCGACATGCCCGCGCGCCAGGCTTTCGTCGTGGAAATGGTGGAAGAGCGCGAGGACCTGAGCAATGCCATCGCGCTGAACTCGTCGATGGTGAACATGGCGCGGTTGATCGGGCCGTCACTGGCGGGCGTGGTGATCGCTGTGTTCGGAGAAGGCTACTGTTTCCTGATTGACGGGTTCAGCTACCTGGCGGTGATCGCCTCCCTGCTGCTGATGCGTCTGCGACGGCAGGAGCCACGCCGCGCCCGAACCAACATGCTGGCCGAGCTCAAGGAAGGGTGGGCTTACGTGTCGGGGTCGGTGGCGATCCGGGCGATTCTGGTGCTGCTGGCGCTGGTGAGCCTGGTGGGAATGCCGTACACGGTGCTGATGCCGATTTTTGCGGGCAGCATTCTCCGAGGAGGGCCGCACACGCTTGGGTTCCTGATGGCGGCGTCGGGAGTGGGCGCGCTAACGGGCGCGGTCCACCTGGCGTCGCGCAGGACAGTGGTGGGGCTGGGTCGGGTGGTGACGGCGTCGGCGGCACTGTTCGGAATCGGCCTGATCACGTTCTCGCAATCGCGCCGGATGTGGCTGTCGCTGGCACTGATGGTTGTAACCGGAATGGGCATGATGCAGCAGATGGCGGCTAGCAACACCATTCTGCAGACGATCGTGGATGAAGAGAAGCGCGGCCGGGTGATGAGCTACTTCTCGATGGCGATCGTGGGCATGACGCCGTTCGGTAGCCTGCTGGCGGGAAGCGTAGCGGCGAGAATGGGGGCACCGAGGACGCTGCTGATCAGCGGGGTGTGCTGCGTGGCGGGAGCGGCGTGGTTCGGGTTGCATCTGGAGGACGTGCGGAGCGAGGTGCGGCCGATTTACAGAGAGCTGGGCATCTTGCCGGAGATCGCCAACGGGATCCACCAAGCGTCGGTGCTGCGAACCCCACCGGAGGAGTGA
- a CDS encoding molybdopterin-dependent oxidoreductase — MSGEKEKNPTLSRQTRAGQGWGNPSELDLQTDLAFEIAQYDVNGLHWFEVNRRSFLKTLGGGVLVCVAAKSLLGQESGRGGFRSQELPQEIAAWLHVAQDGTVTVYTGKVEMGQNIRTSLAQQVAEELRAPVESIRMTMGDTELTPWDAGTFGSRTTPTMGPQLRKIALEARQALVEIAAQKWSAQPASLVAADGKVMNPHTKQSFSYGELTQGRNIVKMTAADPELTPASEWKIAGKPVPKVDGRKFVTGEHRYTSDMQVEGMIYGKVLRPAGFKAKLVSLDSSAAEKMPGVKVVRDGDFIGVVAPDAWTAERAVSAIKAQWSVPPQPSNASLFEYLKNNQEEGGNRATGSKHQTGSVTQALAEADFKIEQTYTVQYIAHAPLETRAALAEWKGDKLTVWTGTQRPFAVRDELVEAFRISPDKARVLVPDTGSAYGGKHTGDAAVEAARLARAAAKPVKVVWTREEEFTWAYFRPAGLIEVRSGARKDGTIVAWEFHNCNSGPAAIGTPYDIANQLIQFHPVKSPLRQGSYRGLAATANHFARESHMDELAHAAGIEPLEFRLKNTANPRLRAVFQAAAAKFGWGREKATATRGFGIAGGIEKGGHVATCAEVAIDTKTRAVRIRRVVEAFECGAVVNPNGLRNQIEGMIVQAIGGAMFEAVRFENGHVLNPHFAQYRVPRFADAPEIEIVVLDRKDLPPAGAGETPIVGLAPAVANAIFSASGVRLRAMPLLPEGRIPA, encoded by the coding sequence ATGAGCGGCGAGAAGGAGAAAAACCCCACCCTGTCCCGCCAAACCCGGGCGGGACAAGGATGGGGCAACCCAAGTGAACTCGACTTACAAACTGACCTGGCATTCGAAATAGCGCAGTACGATGTGAACGGCCTGCACTGGTTCGAGGTGAACCGGCGCAGCTTCCTGAAGACGCTGGGCGGAGGCGTGCTGGTGTGCGTGGCGGCAAAAAGCTTGTTGGGGCAGGAATCGGGACGGGGCGGGTTCCGCAGTCAGGAACTGCCGCAGGAGATCGCCGCGTGGCTGCACGTCGCGCAGGACGGCACGGTCACGGTCTACACCGGCAAGGTCGAGATGGGGCAGAACATCCGCACCTCGCTGGCGCAGCAGGTGGCGGAAGAGCTGAGGGCGCCGGTGGAATCGATCAGAATGACGATGGGCGATACCGAGCTGACGCCGTGGGATGCGGGGACGTTCGGCAGCCGCACCACGCCGACCATGGGTCCGCAACTGCGCAAGATAGCGCTGGAAGCGCGCCAGGCACTGGTAGAAATCGCGGCGCAGAAGTGGAGCGCGCAGCCAGCGTCGCTGGTCGCGGCCGATGGCAAAGTCATGAACCCGCACACCAAGCAGTCGTTTAGCTATGGCGAGCTCACGCAGGGCCGCAACATCGTGAAAATGACGGCGGCGGACCCGGAGCTGACCCCCGCCAGCGAGTGGAAGATCGCCGGCAAGCCGGTGCCGAAGGTAGACGGGCGCAAATTCGTGACGGGAGAACACCGGTACACGTCGGACATGCAGGTCGAGGGGATGATATACGGCAAGGTGCTGCGGCCGGCGGGATTCAAAGCGAAGTTGGTGTCACTGGACAGCAGTGCGGCGGAAAAAATGCCGGGCGTGAAGGTAGTGCGCGACGGCGACTTCATCGGCGTGGTGGCGCCGGATGCGTGGACGGCGGAGCGGGCCGTGTCGGCGATCAAGGCGCAGTGGAGCGTGCCTCCGCAGCCGTCGAACGCGAGCCTGTTCGAGTACCTGAAGAATAACCAGGAGGAAGGTGGCAATCGCGCCACCGGCTCCAAACATCAGACGGGCTCGGTGACGCAGGCCCTGGCGGAAGCGGATTTCAAAATCGAGCAGACGTACACCGTGCAGTACATCGCGCATGCGCCGCTGGAAACACGGGCCGCGCTCGCCGAGTGGAAGGGCGACAAGCTCACGGTGTGGACGGGAACGCAGCGTCCATTCGCGGTGCGCGACGAGTTGGTGGAGGCGTTCCGGATTTCGCCGGATAAGGCGCGGGTGCTGGTGCCCGACACCGGCTCAGCATACGGCGGCAAGCACACGGGCGACGCGGCGGTGGAAGCGGCGCGGCTGGCACGTGCGGCGGCCAAACCGGTCAAGGTGGTGTGGACGCGGGAAGAGGAATTCACCTGGGCCTACTTCCGCCCGGCGGGGTTGATCGAGGTTCGAAGCGGCGCGCGCAAGGACGGAACCATCGTGGCGTGGGAGTTTCACAACTGCAATTCGGGTCCGGCGGCGATCGGGACTCCCTACGACATCGCGAACCAGTTGATCCAGTTCCATCCGGTAAAGTCGCCGCTGCGGCAGGGGTCGTACCGCGGACTGGCGGCCACCGCCAACCACTTCGCGCGCGAGAGCCACATGGACGAATTGGCGCACGCGGCGGGAATCGAGCCGCTGGAGTTCCGGCTGAAGAACACAGCGAACCCGCGGCTGCGCGCCGTGTTTCAGGCGGCAGCAGCCAAGTTCGGCTGGGGACGCGAGAAGGCGACGGCAACGCGCGGCTTCGGGATTGCGGGCGGGATCGAGAAAGGCGGACACGTGGCCACCTGCGCCGAGGTTGCGATCGATACGAAGACGCGCGCAGTCAGGATCCGCCGCGTGGTGGAGGCGTTCGAGTGCGGCGCGGTGGTGAATCCCAACGGACTGCGCAACCAGATCGAGGGCATGATCGTGCAGGCGATCGGGGGCGCGATGTTCGAGGCGGTGCGCTTCGAGAACGGGCATGTTCTGAACCCGCATTTCGCGCAGTACCGCGTGCCGCGGTTCGCCGACGCCCCAGAGATCGAGATCGTCGTGCTCGACCGCAAGGACCTGCCGCCGGCCGGCGCCGGGGAAACGCCGATTGTCGGCCTGGCGCCGGCGGTGGCGAATGCGATCTTTTCGGCGAGCGGAGTGCGGCTGAGGGCGATGCCACTGCTGCCGGAGGGCAGAATTCCTGCATAA
- a CDS encoding (2Fe-2S)-binding protein gives MSALVLIVNGNERRVEAAPQESLLSVLRDRLQLTGTKYGCGEGECGACTVLLNGKPVRSCRTRVGDAAGKKITTIEDLERNGRLHPVQQAFLDQEAFQCAYCTSGMIMSAAGLLMNTTNPSDAEIVRQMNGNICRCGTYARIVAAVRQASQGMRKE, from the coding sequence ATGTCAGCGCTGGTGCTGATAGTCAACGGAAACGAACGACGGGTGGAGGCGGCGCCGCAGGAATCGCTGCTGTCGGTGTTGCGCGACCGGCTGCAGCTTACCGGAACCAAGTACGGCTGCGGCGAGGGCGAATGCGGCGCGTGCACCGTGCTGCTGAACGGCAAGCCGGTGCGATCGTGCCGTACCCGCGTCGGCGACGCGGCGGGAAAAAAGATCACGACGATCGAGGACCTGGAACGGAACGGACGATTACATCCGGTGCAGCAGGCGTTCCTCGATCAGGAGGCGTTCCAGTGCGCGTATTGCACGTCGGGGATGATCATGTCGGCCGCCGGGCTGCTGATGAACACGACAAATCCCAGCGATGCAGAGATCGTGCGCCAGATGAACGGCAACATCTGCCGCTGCGGGACGTATGCGCGCATCGTGGCCGCGGTGCGGCAGGCGTCGCAGGGGATGCGGAAGGAGTAG
- a CDS encoding YncE family protein, translated as MCGIALIAMAAPAPPQYRVVKHIALGGDGGWDYIAVDAAARRVYASRATRMMVVDADSGKLLAEIPDTPGVHGIALAPELNKGFISAGRANQMVVVDLKTLKAIGTAPAGENPDAILYEPRSKRVFAFNGRSKNVTVIDASSLKVLATIPVSGKPEFAAYDDKGRVFVNIEDKGTLAVIDAAAMKVTNEWAMSPCERPTGLAIDRNKGRLFAGCSGNKAMAVMDANSGKLLASVPIGAGCDGTAFDASNELAFAANGRDGTVTVIGETAPGKFETVQTVPTQVSGRTIALDEKTHQLFIPAAKLQPPPAPGLRPTMEPGSFELLVVGR; from the coding sequence ATGTGCGGGATCGCGCTGATCGCCATGGCCGCGCCGGCGCCGCCGCAATACAGGGTTGTGAAGCACATCGCCCTTGGCGGTGATGGAGGCTGGGACTACATCGCGGTGGACGCAGCCGCGCGGCGGGTGTACGCGTCGCGCGCGACGCGCATGATGGTGGTGGACGCGGACTCCGGCAAACTGCTGGCGGAAATTCCCGACACGCCGGGCGTGCACGGGATCGCGCTGGCGCCGGAGTTGAACAAGGGATTCATCAGCGCCGGGCGCGCCAACCAAATGGTGGTGGTGGATCTGAAAACGCTGAAGGCGATCGGCACGGCGCCGGCAGGCGAGAATCCCGACGCGATTTTGTATGAGCCGCGGTCGAAACGCGTATTCGCGTTCAACGGGCGGAGCAAGAACGTGACCGTGATTGACGCCTCGTCGCTGAAAGTGCTGGCCACCATTCCAGTTTCCGGCAAACCGGAGTTTGCCGCCTACGATGACAAGGGCCGCGTGTTCGTGAACATCGAGGACAAGGGTACCTTGGCGGTGATTGACGCGGCCGCAATGAAGGTCACCAACGAATGGGCGATGTCGCCGTGCGAGAGGCCGACCGGGCTGGCGATCGATCGCAACAAGGGGCGCTTGTTCGCAGGATGCTCGGGCAATAAGGCTATGGCCGTGATGGATGCGAACAGCGGCAAGCTGCTGGCTTCGGTGCCGATCGGAGCAGGGTGCGATGGGACGGCGTTCGATGCTTCCAATGAGTTGGCGTTTGCGGCGAATGGGCGCGACGGAACCGTGACGGTGATCGGCGAAACCGCGCCGGGCAAATTCGAGACAGTGCAAACCGTGCCCACGCAGGTGAGCGGGCGCACGATCGCGCTCGATGAGAAAACGCACCAGCTCTTCATTCCCGCGGCGAAGTTGCAGCCGCCGCCCGCGCCGGGACTGCGTCCGACAATGGAGCCGGGGAGCTTCGAGTTGCTGGTGGTGGGACGGTGA
- a CDS encoding VWA domain-containing protein yields the protein MRCITNCRTAPHSTAHADFHIPLASARSLATALTLLLLSAFMPAAAQEPEVHITPRVDSSAKPSDVAGDPALKTHTKPLRSDVEMVLVPVTVTDHMDRLVTGLAKENFQVFQDKQQQEVRHLSSEDAPISAGILFDMSGSMKDKFDKAKEAVVQFMQIANPDDEFFLIGFSDKPRLLSDFVESPSEIQSKLVFTAPKGMTALLDATYMGLNQMRHARHRRKALLIISDGGDNHSRYSESEIKSAVQEADVQIYAIGIFDQTPRTWEERFGPVLLSDVTDVTGGRSFVLSNLNDLPDVAAKIGAELRNQYVIAYVPQHKPKDGKWHKIRVKLLPPKGLPSLSIHAKRGYYAAQE from the coding sequence ATGCGCTGCATAACGAACTGCCGCACCGCACCACACTCCACGGCCCACGCTGACTTTCACATCCCCTTGGCTTCGGCGCGCTCGCTCGCAACCGCACTCACGCTGCTGTTGTTGAGCGCATTCATGCCGGCCGCTGCGCAGGAACCGGAAGTCCACATCACGCCGCGCGTCGACTCCAGCGCCAAGCCGTCCGACGTGGCCGGTGACCCGGCGCTCAAGACGCACACCAAACCGCTGCGCTCCGACGTGGAGATGGTGCTGGTCCCGGTCACGGTCACCGATCACATGGACCGGCTCGTCACCGGCCTGGCAAAGGAGAACTTCCAAGTCTTCCAGGACAAGCAACAGCAGGAGGTACGCCATCTCTCTTCCGAGGACGCCCCCATTTCCGCCGGCATCCTCTTCGACATGAGCGGCAGCATGAAAGACAAGTTCGACAAGGCCAAGGAAGCCGTGGTGCAGTTCATGCAGATCGCCAACCCCGACGACGAATTCTTTCTCATCGGCTTCTCCGACAAGCCCCGACTCCTGTCCGACTTTGTCGAGTCTCCCAGCGAGATCCAGAGCAAGCTCGTCTTCACCGCGCCCAAGGGCATGACCGCGCTGCTCGACGCCACTTACATGGGCTTGAACCAGATGCGGCACGCTCGGCATCGGCGCAAGGCGTTGCTCATCATCTCCGACGGTGGCGACAATCACAGCCGATACAGCGAGAGCGAGATCAAGTCCGCGGTCCAGGAGGCCGACGTGCAGATTTACGCCATCGGCATCTTCGACCAAACCCCGCGCACCTGGGAAGAGCGCTTCGGACCGGTGCTGCTCTCGGATGTGACGGACGTGACCGGCGGACGAAGCTTCGTCCTCAGCAACCTCAACGATCTGCCTGACGTTGCCGCCAAGATCGGCGCCGAACTGCGCAACCAGTACGTGATCGCTTATGTGCCGCAGCACAAGCCCAAAGACGGCAAGTGGCACAAGATCCGCGTCAAGCTGTTGCCTCCGAAAGGACTGCCTTCGCTCAGCATCCACGCCAAACGCGGCTACTACGCGGCGCAGGAATAG